The genomic segment GACGGAATCCACAAAATCCTGTGCATCATTGGACTGGTCTTGGAGTTCCATCATCTCCTTAATCCAATTCATCCCAATCGCCGATTCTTTGCTATCAACCTGCCCTTTAATACCTTTTTTATAGGCCCAGTGTGCAGCAACCCCGTATTCTGCCACTTCGTGCATTTCTTTGGTCCGAATTTGAAACTCAATCGGTCCCTTAGGCCCATAGACGGTCGTATGGATTGACTGGTAACCATTTGCCTTGCGATTAGCAATATAATCTTTAAAACGTCCGGGCATTGGTCGCCAAAGTTCATGAATGTAGCCCAACATAGCATACACATCACTTTGCGTATCTAAAATGCAACGAATAGCGATCAAGTCATAAATCTCATCAAAACGCTTTTTCTTGTCCTGCATTTTCCGATAAATGGAGTAAATATGTTTAGGACGACCATAGATTTGCCCATGAAGATTGCGCTCAGAAGCATAGGTTTCAATCTTATGAACCACTTCGTCAACTAAATCCTCACGTTCCCGACGTTTTTCCTTCATCAGGTGGGAAATCTTATAAAACTCTGTCGGATTCAAATATCGAAAAGCCAAATCTTCTAGTTCCCATTTGACGCTCGAAATCCCCAAACGATGAGCTAATGGAGCATAAATTTCCATGGTTTCGCGTGAGATGCGTTCCTGTTTGTCTTTGCGCAGGTGCTTAAGTGTTCTCATATTGTGCAAACGGTCTGCTAGTTTTACCAAAATGACACGGATATCCTTGGACATCGCCATTAGCATTTTGCGGTGGTTTTCAGCCAACTGTTCCTCGTGAGACATATACTTGACTTTACCAAGTTTGGTCACACCATCGACAATCACGCGCACATCATGTCCAAATTCGCCTTCCAAATCGTCCAAAGTTGCAGCTGTGTCTTCTACAACATCATGTAAAAAACCGCAAGCGACACTGACCGCATCCAACTTTAGCTTAGCTAAAATCCCTGCCACTTGAATCGGATGGATGATATATGGCTCACCTGATTGGCGAAATTGCCCCCGATGCCGATCTACCGCATAAAAAAGAGCTTTTTGAATCAAGGTGACGTCTTCTGATGATAAATATTTTCTAGTAAAAGCGACCACTTGATCGCCCGTCAAATTCACTTCTTTTGGCATTTTCTCTCTCCAGTTCTTCCTACCATTTTATCATTTTTAGACCGATATGAAAACAAGGAAATACAGAAGAAAGCAATAGAATCATAAGAAATACCTAAAAGCTGCAGATTCAATACCATTTCCCCAATACTAGGAAAAAGAACATGGCACCATTTCAG from the Streptococcus constellatus subsp. constellatus genome contains:
- a CDS encoding RelA/SpoT family protein; its protein translation is MPKEVNLTGDQVVAFTRKYLSSEDVTLIQKALFYAVDRHRGQFRQSGEPYIIHPIQVAGILAKLKLDAVSVACGFLHDVVEDTAATLDDLEGEFGHDVRVIVDGVTKLGKVKYMSHEEQLAENHRKMLMAMSKDIRVILVKLADRLHNMRTLKHLRKDKQERISRETMEIYAPLAHRLGISSVKWELEDLAFRYLNPTEFYKISHLMKEKRREREDLVDEVVHKIETYASERNLHGQIYGRPKHIYSIYRKMQDKKKRFDEIYDLIAIRCILDTQSDVYAMLGYIHELWRPMPGRFKDYIANRKANGYQSIHTTVYGPKGPIEFQIRTKEMHEVAEYGVAAHWAYKKGIKGQVDSKESAIGMNWIKEMMELQDQSNDAQDFVDSVKENYLAEEIYVFTPDGAVRSLPKDSGPIDFAYEIHTKVGEKAVGAKVNGRMVPLTTKLKTGDQVEIITSSNSFGPSRDWINLVKTSKARNKIRQFFKNQDKELSISKGRELLQAQFQENGYVPNKYMDKRHMEEVLQKTSYKTEETLFAAIGFGEVSAVSIFNRLTERERREEERAKARAEAEELVKGGEVKVENKDTLKVKHEGGVIIQGASGLLIRIAKCCNPVPGDEIVGYITKGRGVAIHRKDCMNLRAQENYEQRLIDVEWEDNSSVKEYTAHIDIYGLNRTGLLNDVLQVLSNTTKNISTVNAQPTKDMKFANIHVSFGIANLSMLTTVVDKIKSVPEVYSVKRTNG